The following coding sequences lie in one Girardinichthys multiradiatus isolate DD_20200921_A chromosome 13, DD_fGirMul_XY1, whole genome shotgun sequence genomic window:
- the LOC124879977 gene encoding glutathione S-transferase A-like: MAKDITLMWGAGSPPCWRVMIALEEKNLQGYKSKQLSFEKGEHKLKEVTDINPRGQLPAFKHGNIVLNESYGACLYLEDQFKSQGNKLIPDNKAESALMYQRMFEGLTLFQKIAQSLFYTRFVPENERHDSAVKRNRDDLKTEVKLWEGYLQGTGPYLAGKNFSLADVIVFPVIAFLFRFGLNEEHYPKLAAYHNTVKDRPSIKNTWPPNWKDTPGQDALKDF; encoded by the exons ATGGCCAAGGACATAACTCTAATGTGGGGCGCTGGCTCTCCTCCCTGCTGGAGGGTCATGATCGCTCTGGAGGAGAAGAACCTGCAGGGCTACAAAAGCAAGCAGCTGTCCTTTGAAAAAGGGGAGCATAAGTTGAAGGAAGTCACTGACATTAATCCCAGGGGTCAG CTTCCTGCCTTCAAACATGGAAACATTGTCCTGAACGAGTCCTACGGTGCTTGCCTGTACCTGGAG GACCAGTTCAAGTCCCAAGGAAACAAGCTGATACCTGACAACAAAGCAGAAAGTGCACTGATGTACCAACGGATGTTTGAGGGGCTCACGCTTTTCCAGAAAATAG cgCAATCTCTCTTCTACACGCGGTTTGTCCCAGAGAACGAGAGGCACGACTCGGCCGTGAAGAGAAACAGAGATGACTTGAAGACTGAGGTCAAACTGTGGGAGGGATACCTGCAG GGAACAGGTCCTTACCTTGCTGGAAAGAACTTTTCTCTGGCTGATGTCATCGTCTTCCCAGTGATCGCTTTTCTCTTCCGCTTTGG TTTGAATGAGGAGCACTACCCTAAACTGGCAGCTTACCACAACACTGTGAAGGACAGACCCAGTATCAAGAACACCTGGCCTCCTAATTGGAAGGACACTCCCGGACAGGATGCTCTGAAGGACTTCTAA
- the LOC124878882 gene encoding coagulation factor XI-like codes for MLNYFILVGLLLASSFYFSKACTDGLLENVDFPGSDITFLYSPTVEHCQKLCTQHPSCLFFTFIRPDSTRDNGHFQCYLKSTPSGQPASQSTVLGLTSGFSLKSCNPDTRPCFSQVFQNVDFLGADYRALFTPDYEECQRVCTQEPGCQFFTFLNGEFIDNDYRFKCHLKFSWSVPRTLIEKKTGVTSGFAQKLPQAQEFDTTCQNQLLLNTDIPGNNFEELNSVSPEHCRVLCSAHPKCTYFSFSSDNFKCFLKNNLNVMVSKPKDGITSGIPARFCKLDDIWVKQIFEGVDFTASDIRHELMDNVELCQSKCDDDPNCQFFTYVDERRLCFLKRVITMPAPPNVNKRANVVSGFSLRNCNLVV; via the exons ATGttaaactattttattctgGTGGGCCTGCTACTGGCCAGCAGCTTTTACTTCAGTAAAG CATGCACTGATGGGCTTCTGGAGAATGTGGATTTTCCCGGGTCAGATATAACATTCCTATACTCTCCTACCGTGGAGCACTGTCAGAAGCTGTGTACCCAGCATCCTTCGTGCCTCTTCTTCACCTTTATCCGACCCGACTCGACCAGAGACAACGG GCACTTTCAATGCTACCTCAAATCCACCCCCTCCGGTCAGCCAGCATCACAATCTACTGTTCTAGGCTTGACGTCCGGTTTTTCTCTCAAGTCCTGCAATCCAGACACAC ggccttgtttttctcagGTGTTCCAGAACGTGGACTTTCTCGGGGCAGACTACAGAGCATTGTTCACGCCTGACTATGAGGAGTGTCAGAGAGTCTGCACACAGGAACCTGGCTGTCagttctttacttttttaaatgggGAGTTCATAGATAATGATTACAG GTTCAAGTGCCACCTTAAGTTCAGCTGGAGCGTCCCAAGGACTCTTATTGAAAAAAAGACTGGAGTCACATCTGGATTTGCCCAAAAATTACCACAGGCTCAAGAATTTGACAcaa CATGTCAGAACCAGCTTTTATTAAACACCGACATCCCAGGAAACAACTTTGAGGAGCTCAATTCTGTTTCTCCTGAACACTGCCGGGTCCTGTGTTCTGCTCATCCAAAGTGCACCTACTTCTCTTTCAGCAG TGACAACTTCAAATGCTTTTTGAAGAACAACCTCAACGTAATGGTGTCTAAACCAAAAGATGGAATCACATCAGGGATACCCGCACGCTTCTGTAAACTTGATGATA TCTGGGTCAAGCAGATTTTTGAAGGTGTGGATTTCACTGCCTCTGACATTCGACATGAGCTCATGGATAATGTAGAGCTCTGTCAGAGCAAATGCGATGATGACCCCAACTGCCAGTTCTTCACCTACGTCGATGAAAG GCGCCTCTGCTTTCTGAAGAGAGTCATCACCATGCCAGCTCCTCCTAATGTCAACAAACGAGCTAATGTTGTGTCTGGCTTCAGCCTGAGGAACTGTAACTTAGTTGTTTAA